The following are encoded together in the Mesoterricola sediminis genome:
- a CDS encoding hybrid sensor histidine kinase/response regulator: protein MLVPPADILLIDDNPANLELLTVVLKVDGHRIRTVTSGPMGLEAARRHLPELVLLDVTMPGMDGYETCEAMRADEVLRGVPVIFISALDDPLDKVKAFQCGGRDYITKPFSIEEVKARVEHHVTLARLGRDLERQNQALLDANLKLKEIHTLKANFTAMLVHDIRSPLTSVGLVLGMVKEGSRVGPGAMAQAEESFERVNRLLEEMLELHRSEHQGLPVDRADFEAGAWLEAVAERFRFRAERLDLAFQASLHPGMPVLHGDRAKLDRALDNLLDNALKFTPRGGAVKLETGLEYGAGVEAGLTFLRIDVIDTGRGIPAEELPFIFDPFRQVKGEDAPKGFGLGLAITQRIVASHQGQIHAQSQVGFGSCFRMLLPV from the coding sequence ATGCTCGTTCCTCCCGCCGACATCCTCCTCATCGACGACAACCCAGCGAACCTCGAGCTCCTCACCGTGGTCCTCAAGGTGGACGGGCACCGGATCCGGACGGTGACGAGCGGGCCCATGGGCCTGGAGGCCGCGCGGCGGCACCTGCCGGAACTCGTACTCCTGGACGTGACCATGCCGGGCATGGACGGCTACGAGACGTGCGAGGCCATGAGGGCCGACGAGGTGCTCAGGGGGGTTCCGGTGATCTTCATCAGCGCCCTGGACGATCCCCTGGACAAGGTGAAGGCCTTCCAGTGCGGGGGCAGGGACTACATCACCAAGCCCTTCTCCATCGAGGAGGTCAAGGCGCGGGTGGAGCACCACGTCACCCTGGCGCGCCTGGGCCGCGACCTGGAACGGCAGAACCAGGCCCTCCTGGACGCCAACCTCAAGCTCAAGGAGATCCACACCCTCAAGGCCAATTTCACCGCCATGCTGGTCCACGACATCCGATCCCCCCTCACCAGCGTCGGCCTGGTGCTGGGCATGGTGAAGGAGGGCTCCCGGGTCGGCCCCGGCGCCATGGCCCAGGCCGAGGAGAGCTTCGAGCGCGTCAACCGGCTCCTGGAGGAGATGCTGGAGCTGCACCGGAGCGAGCACCAGGGGCTGCCCGTGGATCGCGCCGACTTCGAGGCCGGCGCGTGGCTGGAGGCGGTGGCGGAGCGCTTCCGGTTCCGGGCCGAGCGCCTGGACCTGGCCTTCCAGGCCTCCCTCCACCCGGGCATGCCCGTCCTGCACGGGGACCGGGCCAAGCTGGACCGCGCCCTGGACAACCTATTGGACAACGCCCTCAAGTTCACCCCCCGGGGCGGCGCCGTGAAGCTGGAGACGGGGCTCGAGTACGGGGCCGGCGTGGAGGCGGGGCTGACCTTCCTCCGCATCGACGTCATCGACACGGGGCGGGGGATCCCCGCCGAGGAGCTGCCCTTCATCTTCGACCCCTTCCGCCAGGTGAAGGGCGAGGACGCGCCCAAGGGCTTCGGGCTCGGCCTCGCCATCACCCAGCGGATCGTGGCCTCCCACCAGGGGCAGATCCACGCCCAGAGCCAGGTGGGCTTCGGCAGCTGCTTCCGCATGCTCCTGCCGGTCTGA
- a CDS encoding putative bifunctional diguanylate cyclase/phosphodiesterase: MLLKDSDALELVEQLAQARKEVAQLKSQLESLRDQDPLTGLPNRIRLADRTGQAILMAHRQGNMVAVLFVELDRFKSVTQTLGFADADDLCMQLTRRISVLLRPGDTLARVGTDQFAVLLPEVRDPLEPLKIAQGILDALAIPYRVSQREVRLTASIGISLSPQDGDNAATLQKEAENACNRAKNGGGNAIQCTTLTLSEAAFERQQMDAALGEALAKNEMRLFYQPQFNMEGHIIGMEALLRWQHPVLGSVPPSKFVPLAEENLLIHALGEWALATACRQAAVWQALSPRPIKLAVNVSPVQLAHPRLVDQVARVLRESKLSPSCLELEITESTLLKNPDPRHTPLHDLKALGVRIGLDDFGTGYSSLSYLQQLPIDTLKIDQAFVRNMHPDRPGVISSNPIVQTIVNLGNNLGLALVAEGVETQAQKETLHAMGCHSFQGYLMGRPMEAAAMGIHLETQINSAFNALLGHPNLERAN, translated from the coding sequence ATGCTACTGAAGGACTCCGACGCCCTCGAGCTGGTGGAGCAGCTGGCCCAGGCCCGCAAGGAGGTCGCCCAGCTCAAGTCCCAGCTGGAAAGCCTGCGCGACCAGGACCCCCTGACGGGCCTGCCCAACCGCATCCGCCTCGCGGACCGCACGGGGCAGGCCATCCTCATGGCCCACCGCCAGGGCAACATGGTGGCGGTGCTGTTCGTGGAGCTGGACCGGTTCAAGAGCGTCACCCAGACCCTCGGCTTCGCGGACGCGGACGACCTCTGCATGCAGCTCACCCGCAGGATCTCCGTGCTGCTCCGCCCCGGCGACACGCTGGCGCGGGTGGGCACGGACCAGTTCGCGGTCCTCCTGCCCGAGGTGCGTGATCCCCTCGAGCCCCTCAAGATCGCGCAGGGCATCCTCGACGCCCTCGCCATCCCCTACCGGGTCTCCCAGCGGGAGGTCCGGCTCACGGCGAGCATCGGCATCAGCCTCTCCCCCCAGGACGGCGACAACGCGGCGACCCTCCAGAAGGAGGCGGAGAACGCGTGCAACCGCGCCAAGAACGGCGGCGGCAACGCCATCCAGTGCACGACCCTCACGCTCTCCGAGGCGGCCTTCGAGCGCCAGCAGATGGACGCGGCCCTGGGCGAGGCCCTCGCGAAGAACGAGATGCGGCTCTTCTACCAGCCGCAGTTCAACATGGAGGGCCACATCATCGGCATGGAGGCCCTCCTCCGCTGGCAGCACCCGGTGCTGGGCTCGGTGCCTCCCTCCAAGTTCGTGCCCCTGGCCGAGGAGAACCTGCTCATCCACGCCCTGGGCGAATGGGCCCTGGCCACCGCGTGCCGGCAGGCCGCGGTCTGGCAGGCCCTCAGCCCCCGCCCCATCAAGCTGGCCGTCAACGTGAGCCCTGTGCAGCTCGCCCATCCCCGCCTGGTGGACCAGGTGGCGCGGGTGCTGCGCGAATCCAAGCTCAGCCCGTCCTGCCTGGAGCTGGAGATCACCGAGAGCACCCTCCTCAAGAACCCCGATCCCCGCCATACGCCCCTCCACGACCTGAAGGCCCTGGGAGTGCGCATCGGGCTCGACGATTTCGGGACGGGCTACTCCAGCCTCAGCTACCTGCAGCAGCTGCCCATCGACACCCTCAAGATCGACCAGGCCTTCGTGCGCAACATGCACCCGGACCGCCCCGGCGTCATCTCCAGCAACCCCATCGTCCAGACCATCGTGAACCTGGGCAACAACCTGGGGCTCGCGCTCGTGGCCGAGGGGGTCGAGACCCAGGCCCAGAAGGAGACGCTCCACGCCATGGGCTGCCACAGCTTCCAGGGCTACCTCATGGGCCGGCCCATGGAGGCCGCCGCCATGGGGATCCACCTGGAGACCCAGATCAATTCGGCCTTCAACGCCCTGCTGGGGCACCCGAACCTGGAGCGGGCAAACTGA
- a CDS encoding bacteriohemerythrin — MALITWDARLETGHPTIDEQHKALIDAYNALHYAMKQGKGKDELHKVLSFLADYTVSHFRMEEDLMAAHAYAGAQRHKELHADLVAKVTDLVHKLNSGQAMLTLQVMDFLEGWLVEHIQGEDYRLAQALRA; from the coding sequence ATGGCCCTCATCACCTGGGACGCCCGGCTCGAGACCGGGCACCCCACCATCGACGAACAGCACAAGGCCCTCATCGATGCCTACAACGCCCTCCACTACGCCATGAAGCAGGGGAAGGGCAAGGACGAACTCCACAAGGTGCTGAGCTTCCTCGCCGACTACACGGTGTCCCACTTCCGCATGGAGGAGGACCTGATGGCCGCCCACGCGTACGCCGGTGCCCAGCGGCACAAGGAACTGCACGCGGACCTGGTGGCCAAGGTCACCGACCTGGTCCACAAGCTGAACAGCGGCCAGGCCATGCTCACCCTCCAGGTGATGGACTTCCTGGAGGGCTGGCTCGTGGAGCACATCCAGGGCGAGGACTACCGCCTCGCCCAGGCCCTGCGCGCCTGA
- a CDS encoding DUF4139 domain-containing protein yields MHALWLLPCLAFHLAAQTPLTAPIRRVRLHPDTAWVTRSGAARVAAAGVHRFVIRDLPPGLSQDDVRVAARGPEGSRLGDLSLGAEVRKVTETPEYKALKAEWEAARDRVDGLEAEGEALQREVTFLTGLQAAYDKEISARLTSALPGATAVVDLSKGLQGRLAEVLTRDRRRRRDLEQAREVFQRLNQDLAKRNAERSTSPSTATVEVATSRPGEVEVDLTYRLPGAGWRPSYEARLAGDGRTLELVLQATVQQTTGEDWKGVQVEITNARSGRNLALAAYRGPAELDAALPAPPPPPAPRQVAKRAAAAVVELSAGITQNAYVADVAPAEAAPLEEAQGLAATWVLEGAKDIPADGEEHRFRVLARDLQPELSLVATPRLDPLVHRVARFQMPQGVPLFPGSQVVHYAGTQRVGQGALELPAPGQPYQLGFGPYRGVRVELKRTQALRESVGTFSKDLQWTLRERIVVANETASPVQVELLDRELKPSSDKVRITALPEATPSQEGPVPGVRAWRVAVPAKGEGAVVLGTQIRIPAGMVLSGAGDLHLPQ; encoded by the coding sequence ATGCACGCGCTCTGGCTTCTCCCCTGCCTTGCCTTCCATCTGGCCGCCCAGACGCCGCTGACGGCGCCCATCCGGCGGGTGCGCCTCCACCCCGACACCGCCTGGGTGACCCGGAGCGGGGCCGCCCGGGTCGCGGCGGCCGGCGTGCACCGCTTCGTGATCCGGGACCTGCCCCCGGGCCTCTCCCAGGATGATGTGCGGGTCGCGGCCCGGGGGCCCGAAGGCAGCCGGCTGGGGGACCTTTCCCTGGGCGCGGAGGTCCGCAAGGTCACGGAGACGCCCGAGTACAAGGCCCTCAAGGCCGAGTGGGAGGCCGCCCGGGACCGGGTGGACGGCCTTGAGGCGGAGGGCGAGGCCCTGCAGCGGGAGGTGACCTTCCTCACGGGCCTGCAGGCCGCCTACGACAAGGAGATCTCCGCCCGGCTCACCAGCGCCCTGCCGGGGGCCACCGCCGTCGTGGACCTGAGCAAGGGGCTCCAGGGACGTCTGGCCGAGGTCCTGACCCGGGACCGCCGCCGCCGCCGGGACCTGGAGCAGGCCCGGGAGGTCTTCCAACGGCTGAACCAGGACCTGGCCAAGCGCAACGCCGAACGCAGCACCAGCCCCTCCACGGCCACGGTGGAGGTGGCCACCAGCCGTCCGGGGGAGGTCGAGGTGGACCTGACCTACCGCCTCCCCGGCGCGGGCTGGCGCCCCTCGTACGAAGCCCGCCTCGCCGGGGACGGCCGGACCCTGGAACTGGTCCTCCAGGCCACCGTGCAGCAGACCACGGGCGAGGATTGGAAGGGGGTCCAGGTGGAGATCACCAACGCCCGGTCCGGCCGGAACCTGGCCCTCGCGGCCTACCGCGGACCCGCGGAGCTGGACGCCGCCCTGCCGGCGCCCCCGCCACCCCCGGCCCCGCGCCAGGTTGCCAAGCGCGCCGCCGCAGCGGTGGTGGAGCTGTCGGCCGGCATCACCCAGAACGCCTATGTGGCGGACGTCGCGCCCGCGGAGGCCGCGCCCCTGGAGGAGGCCCAGGGCCTCGCCGCCACCTGGGTCCTGGAGGGCGCCAAGGACATCCCCGCCGACGGCGAGGAGCACCGCTTCCGCGTCCTGGCCCGGGACCTCCAGCCCGAGCTCTCCCTCGTGGCCACCCCGCGGCTGGATCCCCTCGTCCACCGCGTGGCGCGCTTCCAGATGCCCCAGGGCGTGCCCCTCTTCCCCGGCTCGCAGGTGGTCCACTACGCCGGCACCCAGCGGGTGGGCCAGGGCGCCCTGGAGCTGCCCGCCCCCGGCCAGCCCTACCAGCTGGGCTTCGGCCCCTACCGGGGCGTGCGCGTGGAGCTGAAGCGCACCCAGGCCCTGCGCGAGAGCGTCGGTACCTTCAGCAAGGACCTCCAGTGGACCCTGCGCGAGCGCATCGTCGTCGCCAACGAGACGGCCTCGCCCGTCCAGGTGGAGCTCCTCGACCGGGAGCTCAAGCCCAGCAGCGACAAGGTGCGGATCACCGCCCTCCCCGAGGCCACGCCCTCCCAGGAGGGCCCCGTCCCCGGCGTCCGCGCCTGGCGCGTGGCGGTGCCCGCCAAGGGCGAGGGCGCCGTCGTCCTGGGGACGCAGATCCGGATCCCCGCCGGCATGGTCCTCTCCGGCGCCGGGGATCTGCACCTGCCCCAGTGA
- a CDS encoding DNA/RNA non-specific endonuclease: MKALRLAILLLATFALQAADLFFGGQAPRAPKPVTVVTYMAYAVGYSEADKAPLWSVYRVDGGGGEPREVARKAMPFFAEPLTQAAVSPRDYTGTGYSRGHLTPFAAIAYAFGREAARETFSMANMVPQLQAHNGGIWARLEEAVSGARAAGTFRPGLTARTAHIWVYTGPVLADQTLADTGIAVPSALWKAAIWITPAGETHACAWLIPHEAGLPAAAWPRYATTLKAVRERAGVDVAPDRPDLEGRCDAAEVEAPQP; this comes from the coding sequence GTGAAAGCCCTGCGCCTGGCGATCCTCCTGCTGGCCACGTTCGCCCTCCAGGCGGCCGATCTGTTCTTCGGGGGGCAGGCCCCCCGGGCCCCGAAGCCCGTCACCGTGGTCACCTACATGGCCTACGCGGTGGGCTACTCGGAGGCGGACAAGGCGCCCCTGTGGAGCGTGTACCGGGTGGACGGCGGGGGCGGGGAGCCCCGGGAGGTGGCCCGCAAGGCCATGCCCTTCTTCGCGGAGCCCCTCACCCAGGCGGCCGTCTCCCCCCGGGACTACACCGGCACCGGCTACAGCCGCGGGCACCTCACGCCCTTCGCCGCCATCGCCTACGCCTTCGGCCGGGAGGCGGCCCGGGAGACCTTCTCCATGGCCAACATGGTGCCCCAGCTCCAGGCCCACAACGGCGGCATCTGGGCCCGGCTGGAGGAGGCCGTCAGCGGCGCCCGCGCGGCCGGGACCTTCCGGCCCGGCCTCACCGCGCGCACGGCCCACATCTGGGTGTACACCGGGCCCGTGCTGGCGGACCAGACCCTGGCGGACACGGGGATCGCCGTCCCTTCGGCCCTGTGGAAGGCCGCCATCTGGATCACCCCCGCCGGAGAGACCCATGCCTGCGCCTGGTTGATCCCCCACGAGGCGGGTCTGCCCGCGGCCGCCTGGCCCCGGTACGCCACCACCCTGAAGGCCGTGCGGGAGCGGGCCGGGGTGGACGTGGCCCCGGACCGCCCGGACCTGGAGGGGCGCTGCGACGCCGCGGAGGTGGAGGCCCCCCAGCCCTGA
- a CDS encoding DUF4337 domain-containing protein: protein MADDKKEPWLNFLALSTVILAVCATLATFRGGGHSTRSVMRQTQASDQWAFYQAKSIKGNLCEITRDQLELEAKGATGARAADLKAKADDYAKKVARYDQEKAEIQAKAQSLEREREDALKHGAAFGVAVIYLQIAILLCSIAALLKKQPVWWLGMAVGAVGIVNFVNGFLLFF from the coding sequence ATGGCTGACGACAAGAAAGAACCCTGGCTCAACTTCCTCGCCCTCTCCACCGTGATCCTCGCGGTGTGCGCCACGCTGGCGACCTTCCGGGGCGGCGGCCACTCCACCCGCTCGGTCATGCGCCAGACCCAGGCCTCGGATCAGTGGGCCTTCTACCAGGCCAAGAGCATCAAGGGGAACCTCTGCGAGATCACCCGCGACCAGCTCGAACTGGAGGCCAAGGGCGCCACCGGGGCCCGCGCCGCGGACCTCAAGGCCAAGGCCGACGACTACGCCAAGAAGGTGGCCCGCTACGACCAGGAGAAGGCGGAGATCCAGGCCAAGGCCCAGAGCCTGGAGCGGGAGCGCGAGGATGCCCTCAAGCACGGCGCCGCCTTCGGCGTCGCCGTCATCTACCTGCAGATCGCCATCCTCCTCTGCTCCATCGCCGCCCTGCTCAAGAAGCAGCCCGTGTGGTGGCTGGGCATGGCCGTGGGCGCGGTGGGCATCGTCAACTTCGTGAACGGGTTCCTGCTTTTCTTCTAG
- a CDS encoding cyclase family protein, producing the protein MLYDVTAPLSSRLAVWPGDTGFQRKVGLSLDAGDWVTTSTFSTTSHAGTHADAPAHVVPGAPAMDQVDLAAYFGPCEVIAVDLPPRARILPEHLPHEPRAPRVLFRTGSYPDPEAFRETFNALSPDLVNWLADRGCRLVGLDTPSVDPFDSAALESHHALFARDLRCLEGLRLDAVPPGLYFLSALPLRIEGGDGSPVRAILATGVTTEL; encoded by the coding sequence ATGCTCTACGATGTCACCGCCCCCCTCTCCTCCCGTCTCGCCGTGTGGCCCGGCGACACCGGCTTCCAGCGGAAGGTCGGCCTGAGCCTGGACGCCGGCGACTGGGTGACCACCAGCACCTTCAGCACCACCTCCCACGCGGGCACCCACGCCGACGCGCCGGCCCACGTGGTGCCGGGGGCGCCGGCCATGGACCAGGTGGACCTGGCGGCCTACTTCGGCCCCTGCGAGGTCATCGCCGTGGACCTGCCGCCCCGCGCCCGGATCCTGCCTGAGCACCTGCCCCACGAACCGCGGGCCCCCCGGGTGCTCTTCCGGACGGGATCCTATCCGGATCCGGAGGCCTTCCGGGAGACCTTCAATGCCCTGTCGCCCGACCTGGTGAACTGGCTGGCCGACCGGGGCTGCCGTCTGGTGGGCCTCGATACGCCCAGCGTGGACCCCTTCGACAGCGCGGCGCTGGAAAGCCACCATGCCTTGTTCGCCCGGGACCTCCGCTGCCTGGAGGGCCTGCGCCTGGATGCCGTCCCGCCGGGTCTCTACTTCCTGTCGGCCCTGCCCCTGCGCATCGAGGGCGGCGACGGCTCGCCGGTGCGGGCCATCCTGGCCACCGGTGTGACGACCGAGCTCTGA
- a CDS encoding sensor histidine kinase, with product MVPAPFDGDTHFLPAGRVDEAELRVQVEACVESPVAQAILESLDGYVVILNDQRQILAANPTLLEALRAEGLVDPLGMRWGEAAHCVHAQEGPDGCGTSRACRYCGAALALLAAQEGQSPVSSECRMSIRKEGRWEAREFQLRATSLRLPLGRVLIPVFHDISDQHRREMLETAFLHDLGNTLSALSCWADLLKEGDVDLASAAARIVDLSGRLSDAVNHQRLLVQAERGEVPVDLQPVEADPFLASLQESLAPHPMVRSKGLHLRLRGLRGARITTDPVLLLRVLSNMAVNAVEAAGPGETVTLAFALDGTAPAFSVHNPGCMSEAVAAQVFQRSFSTKAQAGRGLGTYAMKLLGENLLGGRVGFTSTPEDGTTFTISLPAPGSGAPAGR from the coding sequence ATGGTCCCCGCCCCGTTCGATGGTGACACCCATTTCCTGCCCGCCGGCCGAGTGGACGAGGCCGAGCTCCGGGTGCAGGTGGAGGCCTGCGTGGAGAGCCCCGTCGCCCAGGCGATCCTGGAATCCCTGGACGGGTACGTGGTGATCCTGAACGACCAGCGGCAGATCCTGGCCGCCAACCCGACCCTGCTGGAGGCCCTCCGCGCCGAGGGCCTGGTGGACCCGCTGGGCATGCGCTGGGGCGAGGCCGCCCACTGCGTCCACGCCCAGGAGGGGCCCGACGGCTGCGGCACCTCCCGCGCCTGCCGCTATTGCGGCGCGGCCCTGGCCCTCCTGGCGGCCCAGGAGGGCCAGAGCCCCGTCTCCAGCGAATGCCGCATGTCCATCCGCAAGGAGGGGCGATGGGAGGCCCGGGAATTCCAGCTCCGGGCCACCTCCCTGCGCCTGCCCCTGGGCCGCGTGCTCATCCCCGTCTTCCACGACATCAGCGACCAGCACCGGCGGGAGATGCTGGAGACGGCCTTCCTCCACGACCTCGGGAACACCTTGTCGGCCCTCAGCTGCTGGGCGGACCTCCTCAAGGAGGGCGACGTGGACCTGGCGTCCGCCGCGGCCCGCATCGTGGACCTCTCGGGCCGGCTCAGCGATGCTGTGAACCACCAGCGCCTGCTCGTGCAGGCCGAGCGGGGCGAGGTCCCCGTCGACCTCCAGCCGGTGGAGGCGGATCCCTTCCTGGCCTCGCTGCAGGAGAGCCTGGCGCCCCACCCCATGGTGCGGAGCAAGGGCCTCCACCTGCGGCTCCGCGGCCTGCGGGGCGCCCGCATCACCACCGACCCGGTCCTCCTCCTGCGCGTGCTCTCCAACATGGCCGTCAACGCCGTGGAGGCCGCCGGGCCCGGGGAGACCGTGACCCTGGCCTTCGCCCTGGACGGGACCGCCCCCGCCTTCTCCGTGCACAACCCCGGCTGCATGAGCGAGGCGGTGGCGGCCCAGGTCTTCCAGCGCAGCTTCAGCACCAAGGCGCAGGCGGGGCGCGGCCTGGGGACCTACGCCATGAAGCTCCTGGGCGAGAACCTCCTGGGCGGCCGCGTCGGGTTCACCAGCACCCCCGAGGACGGCACCACGTTCACGATCAGTTTGCCCGCTCCAGGTTCGGGTGCCCCAGCAGGGCGTTGA
- a CDS encoding threonine--tRNA ligase: MLDPHDHRALGRRMRLFHLQEEGPGMVFWHPRGLACLRLLEARVRRVMEADGFLEVRTPQVLARSMWERSGHWDAFRDGLFIVAGAPERAIKPVNCPGHIQIVQRLAPSWRDLPLKVAEFGVCHRNEPSGALQGLFRLVQFTQDDGHLFCLEDQVVPQVAGFAASLFRFYAASGFPSAQVALATRPEVRAGDDATWDRAEAWLGEAARQAGLSFEVHPGDGAFYGPKLEFTLRDRQGRPWQCGTLQLDLVMPERFGLEVAGPAGPLRPVMLHRALLGSLERFLGILLEHHGGDLPLWLAPEQVMLAPVEAAHQAFAAHLRTRFQAAGLRAVIAPPGDSLGRRVRTARDLGIPWFVALGDREAAGGPLHLRPRRGEGREAPPEDAIAWLAAQDA; this comes from the coding sequence ATGCTGGACCCCCACGATCACCGCGCCCTGGGCCGCAGGATGCGCCTGTTCCACCTCCAGGAGGAAGGCCCCGGCATGGTCTTCTGGCACCCCCGCGGGCTGGCCTGCCTGCGTCTCCTGGAAGCCCGCGTCCGCCGCGTCATGGAGGCCGACGGCTTCCTGGAAGTGCGCACCCCCCAGGTGCTCGCCCGCTCCATGTGGGAGCGCAGCGGCCATTGGGACGCGTTCCGGGACGGACTCTTCATCGTGGCGGGGGCGCCTGAGCGGGCCATCAAGCCCGTCAACTGCCCCGGCCACATCCAGATCGTCCAGCGCCTGGCGCCCAGCTGGCGGGACCTGCCCCTCAAAGTGGCGGAGTTCGGCGTCTGCCACCGGAACGAACCCAGCGGGGCGCTGCAGGGGCTCTTCCGCCTCGTCCAGTTCACCCAGGACGACGGACACCTGTTCTGCCTGGAGGACCAGGTGGTGCCGCAGGTGGCCGGCTTCGCGGCCAGCCTCTTCCGCTTCTACGCGGCCTCCGGCTTCCCCTCGGCCCAGGTGGCCCTGGCGACCCGGCCCGAAGTGCGGGCCGGCGACGACGCCACCTGGGACCGGGCCGAGGCCTGGCTGGGCGAGGCGGCCCGACAGGCCGGACTCTCCTTCGAAGTGCATCCGGGGGACGGGGCCTTCTACGGGCCGAAGCTGGAGTTCACCCTGCGCGACCGCCAGGGGCGGCCCTGGCAGTGCGGCACCCTCCAACTGGACCTGGTGATGCCCGAGCGCTTCGGCCTGGAGGTCGCGGGTCCCGCCGGCCCGCTGCGCCCCGTCATGCTCCACCGCGCCCTCCTGGGCAGCCTGGAGCGCTTCCTGGGCATCCTCCTGGAGCACCACGGGGGGGACCTGCCGCTGTGGCTGGCCCCGGAGCAGGTGATGCTGGCGCCGGTGGAGGCCGCCCACCAGGCCTTCGCCGCCCACCTGCGGACCCGCTTCCAGGCCGCGGGCCTCCGGGCCGTGATCGCGCCGCCCGGGGACAGCCTGGGCCGCAGGGTCCGGACGGCGCGGGACCTGGGCATCCCCTGGTTCGTGGCCCTCGGGGACCGGGAGGCCGCGGGGGGCCCCCTCCACCTCCGCCCCCGCCGGGGCGAGGGCCGGGAGGCGCCCCCGGAGGATGCGATCGCCTGGCTCGCGGCGCAGGACGCCTGA
- a CDS encoding (2Fe-2S) ferredoxin domain-containing protein yields MPEIPVPPAPEEDAAKSPVIDTPIRRQVLVCTHTSCAANGSGAVLEAFRRILADEQLLFHKGNRKGSVSCTHCGSIGFCAIGPAVMVYPDGIWYAHVQPGDVPEIIESHIKGGRPVERLVRKRLG; encoded by the coding sequence ATGCCCGAGATTCCGGTCCCGCCCGCCCCGGAGGAGGACGCCGCGAAGTCCCCCGTGATCGACACCCCCATCCGGCGCCAGGTCCTCGTGTGCACCCACACCAGCTGCGCCGCCAACGGCAGCGGGGCGGTGCTGGAGGCCTTCCGCCGCATCCTCGCCGACGAGCAGCTCCTCTTCCACAAGGGGAACCGGAAGGGCTCCGTCTCCTGCACCCACTGCGGCAGCATCGGCTTCTGCGCCATCGGGCCGGCCGTGATGGTGTACCCCGACGGGATCTGGTACGCCCACGTCCAGCCCGGGGACGTGCCCGAGATCATCGAGTCCCACATCAAGGGCGGCCGCCCTGTGGAACGGCTGGTCCGCAAGCGGCTCGGCTAG